The Toxoplasma gondii ME49 chromosome XI, whole genome shotgun sequence region ctgtttgcgCCTCATTGTCTTTCCAAGAAACAGATGGCATATCCATGAAAAACAAGACTTCGCTCCCATAATCTGTCGTGAAAAGGGTGCAGTGCAAGAGCCCAGAGTGTACGCCCTctcacttctctcttttcttcccctaTCTCCCTgttcctgccttcttcagttctcttcttcctcgtcctctctttcttcctgtcgctttctctcttcctctgccttctttcttctctcccgcgctctCCCGCCTACATGGTTGATTTTcctgatgcatccaacgtCTTCGGGGGTCGAGATGTCCAGAACGACGCTGGGGCGCTGGGGGGTGTGCCGCGCCTGTGTCCCCTCGGCCCTCACCCCCGACAGACACTGTCCCCTCTGtcccctgtctccactgGGCTGTGGGGTTCCGACGCCGTTGCTCTCCCCAGCTGCGGAAGGTCCTTCTGCACAGGGCGACAaagcggcggcggcggaggcggaggaggaggcggaggcggcgccgGAAAGAGCCCTCTGGAGACTCTGTACTTGCTGCCTCTTGTGGCAAAGATATTTGTATGCGCTGTACCGTTTCAGTTGCTCGAAGATCCCTTCGTCCATGATCGCGTCGGTCGTCTTGATTGCTGCAAGAGCCTCTGTACGCAAAACGCAAATGCATGTGTGAGCCTCTCCTTCAGCCTTTCTCGACGCCACTGCCAAGCTCTCCAGTCCAGCCATCCTGCCCCATGAAGATAGTTAGACATGCGCGTCTGCATGAGTTCGTCCACATGCACGCACGCTCGTTGtgcgcagagaaacgaaaaagtcAGAGTATGCTGGTATTTGCATGGTCCTCCTGGACTGGCACTCGCACTCCTTCCTGAAACCTCTCTGAGACGGACAGAAATCCGCTCCTGGGCTCGCGGAGGAACATGCAGAGTGTAGTCAGGAAGTGCCGTTCGCACAGCCGTTTCATCCTCTTCCCAGAACTTCACAAGGCTCTGCGTTACAGCTGATCTCGTTTCAGGGCGACTGCGAAAGGCACatctttctgcgttttccgaCTCCAGACTTGCACATGGTCTCTGTCAGATCGTTCtcaaaggcgagagaaacagagccGCAGAATTTCGCGGACCACTGAGTAGACCACAAGAAGCAAACAAGGAACAAGACGAGAGATGAGAGTCCGCACCTTGGAAGTCCTGCTCCGTACAGCTCGGCAGCTGGAGCTGATCCACCGGACTCAAAGCCCCCGCCATCTTGAGCCTATCTCGccggggtgtacgtacacccgaaggcgaaaacgaaaagggaagaggcgtcgcgacagagagagagggacagaTACATAGTTTCGACTCCCTACGCGTCCTTGTCACTTCTGCATCCCGCGGACGCCAGACACGCGCAGGCTGAGAGACACAACGAGGACTGCCGCCGCAGAGAACGGACGCAGAAGCCGGAAGAGCGGCGGCGAGACGTAAGACCAAAAGCTGCAGGCCCTGcgcaaggagaggaaaaaggcgcaggcgacagaagaggagacggagacaggcgaggcgaaagagacaaatcGCGCGAACGCACTCTGGGAGGGTTAACAGAATagcaaaaggagagacggctGAACAAAGACCGACAGGCAGAAAGGATACCAGTGGAGAGCTGGCCTCGACGTCGGCTTCCTCGTCCGAGAAACAAGCGAGAGGCATCTGCTGAACTCGGTAGTTCTTCCCAGTGCAtgtcgagaagagaagtccagacaagaaggcggaagaggacGTCTCTTTCGCCGCCTTCTGGAGGCAGCCGTGGCGCCGCTGGCGCTCGACCgtgaggtgtacgtacacctcacTCGAGTGGCGACCGTCGAGGAGAGGTGAAAAATCCAGCAGGCAACGGCGGCTGGGGAACCCAAGCTGGGAACGTTCGTTTTTTGAGATCTGCTCTTCCGTATTTTGCGCCGCCAAGGGGGGGAGAGATCACACgcacgcgagagaaggcgacccCCCGGAGAGTCTTGCTttcaagagagaagcgaaaccgagaggagacgacagTGAGGACGGAAACAatgagaaacgaggaaactgCTGGCGACAAGTGAGAGTCAGCGAGAGAAGTCGGACGAGTGccttttgtgtttctgtgtgtcgcTACGGACGTTGGAAATGGCGAAGCAAGATATCCGCGGCTTTTCACATCTTTATCGtcacgaggaaggagaagggagaagcctctttcgagtttttttcgtctcgtgCCTGAAAAGCTGCTGACGCCGTTTTCTGTCCTGcaaagtgcatgcactctccTCGGCTAATCTGAGATTTGCAGCAAATCGGGCGCGACTAGCCAGACAGCAGCACGCAGCACACCCCCCTCTGTCTGCCATCCCTGCGCGAGAGGTCGAAGCCGATTTTCAGGCTGCAGTAAATcggttcttttctttcgtcttcctcgttgagtggtttttcttctcggaaCTCTCCAGCTGTCTTCGCTGCGCTGGCTTgggaggaacgagaaaggacGCTGGCGCCGTCTCGCGCTTCACGAGcctgtcgctgctgtcttTCCTGCACTTCcattctctttttctccatttctgtcgccttcttcactccAGCACGCTCCGAGTTCCTGCGTTCTCACGCCTCGTTACGTCTCCGCCTTTGCGCGAAAAAGAGCGACCTTCTCCTGCACATCGGAGCGGCGGACTCCTATAATAACGCCTTCTGGACGCCGGCTCCTGTCGCCACCCGGCGGACGCAAGGCCAGCTCACCAGCTCTCTTCTTGGCTTCTCGGATTTTTTAGAGGTCCtcggaagaaggaaaggacggagagagtgcgaagaaaaaagaaacggtTCCACGCTTGCGTCTtgtccgttttcttctcgggTCGTTGCTCGTTCGTATCTACCGTCGCTGCCCTCTCACTCTCGCTGccaagaagacaagaaaagagacccTGGCAACGAAAACAACGCGAGGCCGAggagtcttcttctgccttttcgcCTTCCATGTGGTGAAAcaaaagagaggacagagaaggacgagtCGGTGCACACGACTttggttttttttctcttcgttttccacCCTCAAGGGTCTTCCGTGCCCGCTTTCCAGGTGGACATACACCCCGTCGTCGTGAAGGGGGGACGTCGAGACCAGAGGGCAGAGACCGAGACACCGTCTTCGCAAACCCAGATGCACGCAAGAATCTGCGTTTTCGGAGTGACTGAATCTTTCTCTCCGCTAGGGCGAGCCTTCACACTCCGTACGAAAGGAACAAGGGATCGTCTGCATCTCCAGCTGTCTGAGGGGACATACGTGGAAGCCAGTGAGCAtgtctttcgccttccctaAGTACTGGACAGCGAaacttcctcgctctccgttATCTGGTGCTCATCTTGAggttcgccttcgccttctctgaaAACAGAATCCAAAGCGTCCAACAGGCATCTCcgcttctgcgcctctcaGTGTGTGTTcctggggtgtatgtacacccgaccTGTCTGGAGGCGCACACCCCGTACTCGATCTGAgatgtacgtacacccgagtgtgtccctgcgcatgcaacaTGTAGCAGTGGCACCCCCGAAAACGCAGCTTCCCGGTTTGCAaggttctctccttttttcggttcgtctctttcctgccgtccccctttctctcagtttcgcctcgtttccgtttcctcttgtctttctcgctgcaTCCTTCGCCTGAGACCGCCTCACGCTCCTCGTCTGTGTGCGTCCGTCgcgactgtctctgcttgtttGGGTCCGCATCAGGCGAggactgaagagaaaacatgACAAACGCGTACTTCTCGAGGGGCGGCGAGGAACGCCGACAgaggagtggagagagagacagaaaagaagggagtGCAAGCAGGCTAGGGGACTCTGAACAAGGCGAATGCTATCTCGACAGTGTCTCCCTCCAAGCCGCTTTCCGAGACTTCCAGAGCCGTGTCCCTCTCAAGAAACTCGTCAGCACGTACGttacgcgcatgcagctaTGCGGAGACAGGtagaggtgcatgcatggtTGTATATCTATAGTTCACGTCTTTTTGCAGGACTCCGCAGATATGTACGTAGGTATATACAGAAATTCATACCTAcgtgaatgcatgcatacatacatgaaGACATAAGTGACCATAGTTAAGACTGCAGGTGTAACTGTTCCATTTTGTTTTCGTAGCGCATACAAGAGTAGTCTCGATgccatatatgtatatattatatagagatatttatacatttacatatatatatatatatacaagtaAATAAGTGCGGATGGATGAACTTGTGTTTCGAGCGCTTCATTTTTTATCGTGTTTTGCAGGCAAAACGCACATCACATCTGGCAGTGGTATGAGCTGTGCGGAACGGATCTTGACTGTGAGGCCTCGCCGttgatttcttcttctcccatCATTTTCCTCCATGGCGTGAACGGGACTGCCGCGATTTACTTTCAGCAGCTGGAGGCACTGgcagagaaggtgagaggcgCGTAACCAGAAGTTTTTCGCCAGCACGCAGTCCAAGGAGTTCGTCGATCGCAGCTTCGCTCGACTGTCCGTTGTCCTTTGTAGATTCCACGagttcttgttttttttggCCTCAAATCGGCGAAGCGAAGTTCCGTAGAATCTGGAAGTTTACTGTCGTTTTCGAAACCTCGTGCTCAGGAGAACACTCCAGACACGAGGCGGACCTCCGAATCGTTACAGTGCCTTGGACGTACACCTCCTGAGGAAGTCGctgttcccttctctcttctgggTGGTGACGCACACATCGACGTCTGTCCACTTgacgtctttctctgtctctccctgtagtgaagagagagcggcTCGAGGCTGAGAAGGCAGTTTCTCCACAGTggcagcgaaggaggaaaaacgcgcaaGGGCACAAGAGTCACTTTCTGCCAAGTCCTCCTTTGTCTGCGTTTGTCTTCCGCGTTGTTTCCTCTGCGCCCATTCCGGTGTTTTAGTCTGtaaacgaagaagcaacgtCCCGGTGTCTGAGGAGCTCGGAGTCGGCGCTCAGGATGTAAATCTTCGTCGACATACAGTGACTCCAGTTCcgcggtgtacagacacccaagttcctttcttctgctgtgcacgactgtttctctgcatttcaGGGGTACAGAGTCTTGTCGGTGCAGTGGCCCGcactgtcttctctcgcatctttcctgtcttccttcGACGAATTTCTGACTCACGTCCTGGCGACTCCGGCTGCCTCGCGGGTGCCGCGCTCTCGCCGCCGGCTTGTCTCCTCAGCCGCGGCgcgcggagacggcgacgcaggcgagggGCGCGTACGCCGCGGCGCGCACTTGTTCGGCGCAGGCCTCGGCGGCGTTCTGTGTCTGTACTTTGCTCAGAGGCGTCCAGAAGCCGTCGCAAGCGTCGTGCTCTGCAACGCCTTCCTGAATTCTGCGTTCCTCCTGGGGgcgctcgcgcctctccaaGGCGTCCTAGCTCCCATGTACCACCTgctgccgcatgcagcgctcAGAAAAATCATCATCGACACCTACCTCACCCCCAAGGCTGCCGCCGAGGCCGTCTTCGTCCCGCcgtcgggtgtctgtacaggcGCACGCGGCAGGCGCGACGAGTCCCCAGAGAACGTCTGGGCGCCGTCgcagggagaggcagacagccACTCACAGGGCGTTTGGGTCGTTCCGCAAGAAGATCTGCAAATTCGAAACAGCAAAGAGTTCCTCGTTTCTCACCTCGACGAACTCAGCGCGAAGGAGCTCGCGGCGAGGCTCGCGTaaggcagagaaggcttGCGCGCGTGTGGCCGCGTATTGAACTGCTGCGCTggcgaaaaaaagcgagaaagaggggaaaagggGTCGTGAAAGACTTCTGTTCCGCCCTGGACGTTCCGTCGTTCATGTCAATGCCTCTACGAGCATCTGTATATACAAATCTAGTTATATTTTttctatacatacacatatatgtagacgtgcatacacatatgtatgttAGTATGGATGGATGTATACTGTGGGCATTCAAGCGATTGCGTGTGTGAGTGAGTGTATGATCGTTATTCGTTTGTGTAACTGTGACAGGTGGGTGGTTTTACATGTGTCATGTCTCGAAGTTTTGCGGGGACCTCTTCTGGATGCGTCGGACTCTGCTTCACTGGCGGTGAGGTGAGCGTTGAGGACGTCTCTTGGTATCTGGAAGACTGTCTGAATTCTCCTTTCTGGAGTCTCTGATGCGCGCAGCTTGCAAGTGGCGATAAGCGCCGCGACACCGTTGCAGAAAACGCCCGAAAGAGTCCTCATTCTGCAATCCCTCGACGCCGACGTTCCTCCCGATGTCGCCGAGGATCTGCGGAACTTGTACGTGGAactcaggtgtacatacacttcAAACGCTACACCTTCCCAGCTACACATATGTGGCGTATCTCTCTTGTACACATGGAGACTTAAAAATACATCCagatatctacatatatttatatttatatgtgtatactTGCATATGCCATTCATGCATGGATCtgcgcatatatacatacatatacatacacacatacatatatatatatatgtatatatatataagtatatgtatatttgaATGCcacgatgcatgcaaatgtgtgtgtctctgacAGTCTCTGCGTTCGCGTGAGCAGCGAGGTGCGCAGTGTTTGTAATCGTTGACAAGAACTTGGCACTCGTCGGTCCTTTTCGCATCGTTTGCGCGTTCTCTGGCGCAGTGTTTGCGATTCTCTTTATGATCTGTATGCACTTTCCACGTTGTTGGTTTCCTCTCAGCTTCCCGCGCGCGAAAGTCGCGGAGCTGCGCGACGGCGGTCAATTCCCCTTTCTGTCGCGCCCCGAAGAAGTGACTCTGCACATGCAAGTTCACTTGCGGAACTGCGGTCTCTTTCCAGATTTGCATTTGATAGAGAGACAAGTTTCAGGTGAAGAAACCTCATGTTCACTCGCGAACACCTTCGCAGCTTCTGGCCGaagctctttttctctctctgaaagCCACACGGACCATCCTGTCTCGTTCCCGAGCTACCCCCACAGTTGCTCGCGCTCTCCCggctctcccgcctctcgctctcacTCTTCTGCGCACGGTcactcttctttttcctcagacagcagctgcttctccagcgaAAGAGCCTTGTCTTCCTCGTATAGCAGATCTGCTTCCTCATGTTACAACTCGGCCCGCAACCACTCTTCGTTGGCTGGCGGCTCTTCTGCAGACAACGCTTTCTACaactcttcgtctttcgaCCGCGGGAGTCACCGAGGCGCTGCAGGCTGTTTCGTGCCTGCGTCTTCGCCCGCGACTTCGCAGGCAACCGCGAGCGACGGAGCTGCATCCAGTCGAGGGATCTCGACGAACAGCGGCGAACGGTgggaggagcgcgagagagaaaaaacaagcaaATTTGCTGATGCAGACCTCGCAGCGCAGGAAAGGTGGAATCGCAAACACTGGAAAAATCCATTCAAAGAAGCCGACTAGAGACCAGGTGCAACCAGACACAAATGCGGCTTGAACGACACGGAGGTCCACATCTCAGCCATacaaagatatatatatatatatacatacagaatgtgtatatatgtgtatctgtGGAGGCGGATGCGAACAAGTTTCTTTCCGATGAGGATTGTTGTCTTGAAGGCTTGTCGTCTGTCAATGAAAGGGGGAACGGGAGCGAGGTGGATTGCATGTGGAGGCAGTGGGGCGTGGAAACCACACGCTCATCGGGGAACAGCGAACAGTCGAGAACTGACACGCAGGAAGAAAGATTTTCGGAGATGCGCAAAGATAGGCTATTCTCAGTTCGTTTCCGTGCTCGAGAACGCGTGGTGTCTTTGCGTCCCCGCGCTCGCGGCGCGACCATATCCAATTTAGGGTGTACGCACACACCGGAGACTGGAAGCCGGACGCTTTGTCGCCTCCGACTTTCGCGTTTCGTTCCTCTCTAACTCGCGCGCCGCCTTCAGCGAGGCGGCGGGTGCATCTTGGAAATatctgtttttcttgcaAAGTGGCTTTCTTGCCATAGAAGATGTGCAGCTCCGTCTcaaagaagcaagagaaccAGCCGCAGTCAATAGGACGCCACAGCTTGAGAGCGGACGCTCAGATATATCTTCAAGTACGCAAGCATTCACCAGTGTATAGGTACAcaaaaatatatacatatatctatacatatatatatatatatatatatatgtctgtatgtatatgtatatgggATGAGCAGATGTGTTCAGCAATATATTCACCTGTGCAGAAAGAGGTTTACGAATCTCGATCCCTTCTTCCGTAGAGATGCCCAGAAAATATGTCTGAATGCGTAATTCTCAGCGAATTGAGTTTCTGGTCATCTCCCTCTTGCGAGTACGTGAAGACCGTGTGCGAGCCGAGATTCGAGCTCTGAATCTCGCTGTGCAGAGCAATTTCACAGAAACAGGAGTGTCTGTTCGCGGATTGGAGTTCTACTGTGTTGCTCACGAAGGATTAACTGCGTAGATTTACTGCGTTCGCGGGTGTAGAGACACCGACCGACAGATCCCAAAACCACGCAAACCTCGCTCTTCAGGTTTCTCGAGCATTTCGACACCTATGGGAGACCTCGGTCAGCCTCCGCGTCTCAAAAAAACGGTTTTGAATTCATGGCATCCCTTGCTAATATAAAGGCTCTGAATTGTTGCTCTATCCGTTTCGCTGCTACTTCTGCCGTCGCGTTATGGTTTAGGCACCTTTCGtttgcagaaaaaggagtcCTCTGACGCTTGAAAAACGACGGAGTTACACAGCTGTTCGCCTCTCTTATCCGAGAGCAGAGTCTGGAATAactcgagaaacgcagaaaacacggactcgaaaagaaaaagaatcTGAAACCTGCCTCAAGACCCTTTCACGGGTGctgagaaaaaggcgacagacacCTCGCATTCTTCCCAACGGCGGAAGCCGAAAtaaaaaaagagaacagtCGAAATCCCTCGCCCCCAACGCAATTCTATGCACATAAACATGCACAgctacacacatatatatatgcatatattcatatacatgcataggAATGTATACACACactgatatatatacatatatatatttatatacatatttatattgTGAAGTGTGAATTCCTTCGCGTCCTCTTTTGGATTTTCTCTGTGAGTCTCGGCTTCGGCGTCTTTTTGTTCTTTTTCGCGTGTCTGCTTTATATGCGTTTGAGTTCTGTTCCCTCGCCTGCAGGCTCGCGCTGCTCCTCGAACTTTTTTgtgccttctcgttctccgcTGGAATTTCCGCTGGCCGCTTTTCTGccgcgtttcgttttctcgcgctcttccCTGGATCGTGCCATCTCCCCAGAAGCCGCCTGCCTGTGGCGCGGACGCTTAGGCAGAGCGACAGATgaggcagaggcaggcgTTTCCTCTGCAAGGGCAGAAAGAGATGCGCGGAGTCGAACAAAGTcttcgtgcatgcactggagGAGGGCGGAGAGGTCGAACAGCGAggactgcagaagaagataCTCCTGACCTACAGGCAGAAATCCgcaaaagagaaggacgtttctctctcgcctcggctTCGAACCAAAAGCAAACAACAACCTGCCCGGACAGCCCAGGCCACACACTCTGAAAATCTCCTTCTAACCCCACAAAAACGAGTCTCTCCACATACATGTGCACCAGCGGAAGTTTCCCAATCAAATAAATACATATCTCTAAATAATccaaatatacatatatcgaTACAAGtaatacatacatgtatgaATCTGCTTGAGGAGCTgaagatatacatatatatatatatatatatatatatatgttttgttagcatgtggagagaaggggacTTTGGCGGTGAGAGCGAACTCTGAGATTCCCTGCCGAAACGAGAACTGAGATGGTTTCGAAAGTACCTGTGAGACGCGTTGCTCTGTCGAGCACAGCGCTGCACTCTGTCAGCTGGTTTACAGGCATGCCcgcgaacagagagacggagagaagcgcaggagGAGGCGCCAGTGAAAGCGCAGAAACGCcgacagaagaggcagaagcggaggaaggcgaggaagaagaagaggaggaagccggATCAGATacgagagggaggagaatCGAGGAGACAtcggagggagacagagaagagtcAAACGGGAGTTCTTGCAGTTTGCTGCGCGCATAGGCGACACCctgaagaacggagaaggaggaaaggcagaaCTCGATTAAGGAGGGGAACTGGAGAAACGAACTCCTCTCCCTTCATATCGTTCGATTTCTCGGCACCTACCTTGGTGACGCTGGGCATTCTGAGGATACTTTTGAGCGCAGCGAGGGGAAGAGCgcgacaggcgaagagagcgcTTCTCGAGGCttccgacgcatgcagcgaccgTGGACTCGCAGGCGTCGCCTCCCTGTTCGTACACCGCGAAGGATGAaggaaactggagagaagaggatggatttcctggagagaagaggaaagcgagagactcCCCGGAGGCACGAAGCCGAACAAATGCCGCAGCGCCTCGTGCGTGTAAAATCCGCGTTCCGCAAAAATGCAACAACACCGTAAAACCTTCTCCGTCAGATGCGGCGGAAACTGAGGGAGCTGAAAACCAGAAGCGAAAACAACAAATCATGAGAAAGGTCGGAAAGAGAGGCGCAGGAAGAGCAGAGTGAGTTCGGGAACAGTGTGGAGATttacggagacagagacaggccgAGGACACAAACGAGTCTCTGAAAAAAagccgaggaaaaagaggtaaaggaacgagagataagcaagagacagagggagagaaggagatacagagaaggcggaagaagctGAGATTTGAGGCTCCGACtagctcgagagagaggcatcccagagagagacatgaagTTGACAGGCAGTCGCGcccgtgcatgcgctttgAAACAGATCGAGGCGTATGAACACCGTGAACTTTTTTGGGCGAGAAAGCTGAGGCACGAGACTCAACTGCGAGTTACAGAAACAAGGAAGTGTTGTTTCGGAGCAGAACTCTGCGCGGAGAGCCTTCGACCCTTCCCAAACGCGGAGACTTTGTAAACTCAGTAGACGAACTCAGTGAAGTTTGCCCATCCTTgaaacagggaagaaagcCTCCCTGCAACTGGCTTGAcgcctcgttttttttttcttctctcagagTCGCGCCGTCAGTTCGCTGGCTTCGTTCCTCTGCAACgcggagaagcgcggagGACTTTGACTTCCTCGACTCACCATCttgacgaaggagacgaggaagacgtaGAAGCCCAAGTCGCCGAAGCGTTGACTCGCATGCGGCGGGAGGTGACCGGACGCGcagccttcttctgcaggggcagaaggcgcagcagcCGGCTGGTGAAGAAGATGGTGAAACAGATAGAAAATCGAGAGGCGAGTTACTGCAGAAACATTCGgtttctgcagctcctcTGCGAAGATGTGCACCAGCCGCGCGGAGTCCGCCGCCAGAAAGGGCATCAGGAAATTCGCCAGCATCTCAATCGCTG contains the following coding sequences:
- a CDS encoding hypothetical protein (encoded by transcript TGME49_312660~Predicted trans-membrane domain (TMHMM2.0):181-199:205-228), whose amino-acid sequence is MTNAYFSRGGEERRQRSGERDRKEGSASRLGDSEQGECYLDSVSLQAAFRDFQSRVPLKKLVSTQNAHHIWQWYELCGTDLDCEASPLISSSPIIFLHGVNGTAAIYFQQLEALAEKGYRVLSVQWPALSSLASFLSSFDEFLTHVLATPAASRVPRSRRRLVSSAAARGDGDAGEGRVRRGAHLFGAGLGGVLCLYFAQRRPEAVASVVLCNAFLNSAFLLGALAPLQGVLAPMYHLLPHAALRKIIIDTYLTPKAAAEAVFVPPSGVCTGARGRRDESPENVWAPSQGEADSHSQGVWVVPQEDLQIRNSKEFLVSHLDELSAKELAARLALQVAISAATPLQKTPERVLILQSLDADVPPDVAEDLRNFFPRAKVAELRDGGQFPFLSRPEEVTLHMQVHLRNCGLFPDLHLIERQVSGEETSCSLANTFAASGRSSFSLSESHTDHPVSFPSYPHSCSRSPGSPASRSHSSAHGHSSFSSDSSCFSSERALSSSYSRSASSCYNSARNHSSLAGGSSADNAFYNSSSFDRGSHRGAAGCFVPASSPATSQATASDGAASSRGISTNSGERWEEREREKTSKFADADLAAQERWNRKHWKNPFKEAD
- a CDS encoding hypothetical protein (encoded by transcript TGME49_312670) gives rise to the protein MSAGLGLGVPPPGGGEAYADFSPISDDGDPGASSPSFSASAVPSGNAFSFPAESVFPTPGPPPPVVDPAASFSSVHTPQQPACSATPEALSFSTSLPTPPWQAAPAASLKRPAIFQGDGPPAASAVSFSSLSYHPASLSSLSSLSSLSSRVPSSLPSSLSSSTSAPFAAPLDAASMGARMASLREPFHGSLKGSAEQRGAEERGQESASRLEAEEAFPEKSIRQQLRRLDNRQAAIEMLANFLMPFLAADSARLVHIFAEELQKPNVSAVTRLSIFYLFHHLLHQPAAAPSAPAEEGCASGHLPPHASQRFGDLGFYVFLVSFVKMLPQFPPHLTEKVLRCCCIFAERGFYTHEALRHLFGFVPPGSLSLSSSLQEIHPLLSSFLHPSRCTNREATPASPRSLHASEASRSALFACRALPLAALKSILRMPSVTKGVAYARSKLQELPFDSSLSPSDVSSILLPLVSDPASSSSSSSPSSASASSVGVSALSLAPPPALLSVSLFAGMPVNQLTECSAVLDRATRLTGQEYLLLQSSLFDLSALLQCMHEDFVRLRASLSALAEETPASASSVALPKRPRHRQAASGEMARSREEREKTKRGRKAASGNSSGEREGTKKFEEQREPAGEGTELKRI